CGGAAGCTGACCCGGCTGGACAGCTGCTCGGCCACGGCCTGCGCGACGAGCTGGGCGTCGGCCTCGGGGTTCTTGACCTCGAGGATGTTCAGCTGCACCTGCTTGCCGGTCAGCTTCTCCAGCTCACCGCGGATGCGGTCGGCCTCCGCGCCGCGACGGCCGATGACGATGCCCGGCCGGGCGGTGTGGATGTCGACGCGGACCCGGTCACGGGTGCGCTCGATCTCCACCTTCGAGATGCCGGCGCGCTCCATGCCCTTGGACATGAGCTTGCGGATGGCCACGTCTTCCTTGACGTAGTCCTTGTAGAGCTTGTCGGCGTACCACCGGGACTTGTAGTCGGTGGTGATGCCCAGGCGGAACCCGTGCGGGTTGACCTTCTGACCCACTAGCGGGTCCCTCCCCTCGTGTTGGAGCGCTGCTGCGTGCCCTGCTGCTGGGCAGCCGGGCCGGACTGGCCGGTGCGACGGCGCGCGGTGCGGGACTTGCCGGCGAGCTCGGCACTGGCGCCGACCTCGGTCACCTCGACGGTGATGTGGCTGGTCCGCTTGTTGATGCGGTAGGCCCGGCCCTGGGCGCGCGGACGGATCCGCTTGAGCGTCGGGCCCTCGTCGACGTAGGCCGCGCTCACGACGAGCGCGGCCGGGTCGAGCCGCAGGTTGTGCTCGGCGTTGGCCACGGCGCTGGCGACGACCTTGGCCACCGGCTCGCTGGCCGCCTGCGGGGCGAACCGGAGCAGGGCCAGGGCCTCGTCGGTGGGCAGGTAGCGGACGAGGTCCACCACCCGGCGTGCCTTCATGGGGGCGACGCGGACGAACCGGGCGGTGGCCCGGGCGACCTGCGTCTCCTCTCCCAGCTGCGAAGTCATCTCGTGTCTCTCTCTCCCGGGACCGTGGTCAGCCCCGCCGCGACCGGCGGTCGTCCTTGACGTGACCCCGGAAGGTCCGGGTGGGGGCGAACTCGCCGAGCTTGTGCCCGACCATCGCCTCGGTCACGAAGACCGGGACGTGCTTGCGCCCGTCGTGCACGGCGATGGTGTGGCCGAGCATGTCGGGGATGATCGTCGAGCGCCGCGACCAGGTGCGGATGACGGTCTTGGTGCCCTTGTCGTTCTGCGCGTCCACCTTGGCGAGCAGGTGGTCGTCGACGAACGGGCCCTTCTTCAGGCTGCGTGGCATGTCTGTCGGACTCCTCTACCCGCTCAGCGCTTCTTGTTGGTGCGGCGACGGCGCACGATCAGGGCGTCGCTGGCCTTGCGCTTGCGCGTGCGGCCCTCGGGCTTGCCCTTCGGGTTCACCGGGTGGCGACCACCGGAGGTCTTGCCCTCACCACCACCGTGGGGGTGGTCGACCGGGTTCATGGCGACACCGCGGACGGTCGGGCGCTTGCCCTTCCACCGCATCCGGCCGGCCTTGCCCCAGTTGATGTTGGACTGCTCGGCGTTGCCCACCTCGCCGACCGTCGCGCGGCAGCGGACGTCGACGTTGCGGATCTCGCCCGAGGGCATGCGCAGCTGCGCGAACCGGCCCTCACGGGCGACCAGCTGGACGCTGGTGCCCGCCGAGCGCGCGATCTTGGCGCCGCCACCGGGACGGAGCTCGATGGCGTGCACGACCGTGCCGACCGGGATGTTGCGCAGCGGCAGGTTGTTGCCCGGCTTGATGTCGGCCGCGGGGCCGCACTCCACCGTGTCGCCCTGCTTGAGCCGCGCCGGCGCGAGGATGTAGCGCTTCTCGCCGTCGGCGAAGTGCAGCAGCGCGATGCGCGACGTGCGGTTGGGGTCGTACTCGATGTGGGCGACCTTCGCCGGCACGCCGTCCTTGTCCGCCCGACGGAAGTCGATGAGACGGTAGGCGCGCTTGTGGCCGCCGCCCTGGTGGCGGGCGGTGACCTTCCCGTGCACGTTGCGTCCGCCGCGACCGTGCAGCGGCCGGACCAGCGACTTCTCGGGATGGTCGCGGGTGACCTCGGCGAAGTCGGCGACGCTGGAGCCGCGGCGGCCCGGCGTCGTCGGCTTGTACTTGCGGATGGCCATGGGTCTGGAGTCCCTGTCTGTTCTCTCTGGTCCGGATCAGTGGTCTCGGGCGCGGGTCGGCGTCGGCCGGCTCAG
This region of Geodermatophilus bullaregiensis genomic DNA includes:
- the rplV gene encoding 50S ribosomal protein L22, with the translated sequence MTSQLGEETQVARATARFVRVAPMKARRVVDLVRYLPTDEALALLRFAPQAASEPVAKVVASAVANAEHNLRLDPAALVVSAAYVDEGPTLKRIRPRAQGRAYRINKRTSHITVEVTEVGASAELAGKSRTARRRTGQSGPAAQQQGTQQRSNTRGGTR
- the rpsS gene encoding 30S ribosomal protein S19, whose amino-acid sequence is MPRSLKKGPFVDDHLLAKVDAQNDKGTKTVIRTWSRRSTIIPDMLGHTIAVHDGRKHVPVFVTEAMVGHKLGEFAPTRTFRGHVKDDRRSRRG
- the rplB gene encoding 50S ribosomal protein L2; the protein is MAIRKYKPTTPGRRGSSVADFAEVTRDHPEKSLVRPLHGRGGRNVHGKVTARHQGGGHKRAYRLIDFRRADKDGVPAKVAHIEYDPNRTSRIALLHFADGEKRYILAPARLKQGDTVECGPAADIKPGNNLPLRNIPVGTVVHAIELRPGGGAKIARSAGTSVQLVAREGRFAQLRMPSGEIRNVDVRCRATVGEVGNAEQSNINWGKAGRMRWKGKRPTVRGVAMNPVDHPHGGGEGKTSGGRHPVNPKGKPEGRTRKRKASDALIVRRRRTNKKR